From one Streptomyces sp. Q6 genomic stretch:
- the priA gene encoding bifunctional 1-(5-phosphoribosyl)-5-((5-phosphoribosylamino)methylideneamino)imidazole-4-carboxamide isomerase/phosphoribosylanthranilate isomerase PriA, with translation MSAANKLELLPAVDVRDGQAVRLVHGESGSETSYGSPLEAALAWQNAGAEWLHLVDLDAAFGTGDNRALIREISQAMDIKVELSGGIRDDDTLAAALATGCTRVNLGTAALETPEWVAKVIAEHGDKIAVGLDVRGTTLRGRGWTRDGGDLYETLERLDAEGCSRYVVTDIAKDGTLQGPNLELLKNVCAATDRPVVASGGVSSLDDLRAIAELVPLGVEGSIVGKALYAKAFTLEEALEAVSV, from the coding sequence ATGAGCGCCGCGAACAAGCTCGAACTTCTCCCCGCCGTCGACGTCCGCGACGGACAGGCCGTCCGCCTCGTGCACGGCGAGTCCGGCTCCGAGACCTCCTACGGCTCCCCGCTGGAGGCCGCCCTCGCCTGGCAGAACGCCGGCGCCGAGTGGCTGCACCTGGTCGACCTGGACGCCGCGTTCGGCACCGGCGACAACCGCGCCCTGATCCGCGAGATCAGCCAGGCCATGGACATCAAGGTGGAGCTGTCCGGCGGCATCCGCGACGACGACACCCTCGCCGCCGCCCTCGCCACCGGCTGCACCCGCGTGAACCTCGGCACCGCGGCCCTGGAGACCCCCGAATGGGTCGCCAAGGTCATCGCCGAGCACGGCGACAAGATCGCCGTCGGCCTCGACGTGCGCGGCACGACGCTGCGCGGCCGCGGCTGGACCCGCGACGGCGGCGACCTCTACGAGACGCTGGAGCGCCTCGACGCCGAGGGCTGCTCCCGCTACGTCGTCACCGACATCGCCAAGGACGGCACGCTCCAGGGCCCGAACCTGGAGCTCCTGAAGAACGTCTGCGCGGCCACGGACCGCCCGGTCGTGGCGTCCGGCGGCGTGTCCTCCCTGGACGACCTGCGCGCCATCGCCGAGCTCGTGCCCCTGGGCGTCGAGGGCTCCATCGTCGGCAAGGCCCTGTACGCCAAGGCGTTCACCCTGGAAGAGGCCCTGGAGGCGGTCTCCGTATGA
- the hisH gene encoding imidazole glycerol phosphate synthase subunit HisH produces the protein MTEKKVVVFDYGFGNVRSAERALARAGADVEITRDFDKAMNADGLLVPGVGAFAACMRGLKDARGDWIVGRRLSGGRPVMGICVGMQILFARGIEHGVEAEGLDEWPGVVEPLKADVVPHMGWNTVRAPEGSRLFAGLDADERYYFVHSYAVQNWDLEVHNPNIRAPKVTWATHGEPFVAAVENGALWATQFHPEKSGDAGAQLLKNWIGTL, from the coding sequence ATGACTGAGAAGAAAGTTGTCGTCTTCGACTACGGCTTCGGGAACGTGCGCTCCGCCGAGCGCGCCCTCGCCCGCGCGGGCGCCGACGTCGAGATAACGCGCGACTTCGACAAGGCCATGAACGCGGACGGACTGCTCGTCCCCGGCGTCGGCGCCTTCGCCGCCTGCATGCGGGGCCTCAAGGACGCCCGCGGCGACTGGATCGTCGGCCGCAGGCTCTCCGGCGGGCGCCCCGTCATGGGCATCTGCGTCGGCATGCAGATCCTGTTCGCGCGCGGCATCGAGCACGGCGTCGAGGCCGAGGGCCTCGACGAGTGGCCCGGTGTCGTCGAGCCGCTCAAGGCCGACGTCGTCCCGCACATGGGCTGGAACACCGTGCGCGCCCCCGAGGGCAGCCGGCTGTTCGCCGGCCTCGACGCCGACGAGCGCTACTACTTCGTGCACTCGTACGCGGTCCAGAACTGGGACCTGGAGGTGCACAACCCGAACATCCGTGCGCCGAAGGTCACCTGGGCCACCCACGGCGAGCCGTTCGTGGCCGCCGTCGAGAACGGCGCGCTGTGGGCGACGCAGTTCCACCCCGAGAAGTCCGGCGACGCCGGAGCCCAGCTGCTGAAGAACTGGATCGGAACCCTCTGA
- the hisB gene encoding imidazoleglycerol-phosphate dehydratase HisB: protein MSRVGRIERVTKETSVLVEIDLDGSGKVDVSTGVGFYDHMLDQLGRHGLFDLTVKTEGDLHIDSHHTIEDTALALGAAFKQALGDKVGIYRFGNCTVPLDESLAQVTVDLSGRPYLVHTEPEKMAPMIGEYDTTMTRHILESFVAQAQIALHVHVPYGRNAHHIVECQFKALARALRYASERDPRAAGILPSTKGAL, encoded by the coding sequence ATGAGCCGCGTAGGACGTATTGAACGTGTGACGAAGGAGACCTCCGTCCTCGTCGAGATCGACCTCGACGGAAGCGGGAAGGTCGACGTGTCGACCGGTGTGGGCTTCTACGACCACATGCTCGACCAGCTCGGCCGCCACGGCCTCTTCGACCTCACGGTCAAGACCGAGGGCGACCTGCACATCGACTCGCACCACACCATCGAGGACACCGCCCTCGCCCTCGGCGCCGCCTTCAAGCAGGCCCTCGGCGACAAGGTCGGCATCTACCGCTTCGGCAACTGCACCGTCCCGCTGGACGAGTCGCTCGCCCAGGTCACCGTCGACCTCTCCGGCCGCCCGTACCTCGTGCACACCGAGCCCGAGAAGATGGCGCCGATGATCGGCGAGTACGACACGACGATGACCCGGCACATCCTGGAGTCCTTCGTCGCACAGGCCCAGATCGCGCTGCACGTCCACGTCCCGTACGGGCGCAACGCGCACCACATCGTCGAGTGCCAGTTCAAGGCCCTCGCCCGCGCCCTGCGCTACGCGAGCGAGCGCGACCCGCGCGCCGCCGGCATCCTCCCCTCCACGAAGGGTGCCCTCTAG
- a CDS encoding histidinol-phosphate transaminase yields the protein MTGIDDLPVRDELRGKSPYGAPQLDVAVRLNTNENPYPLPEPLVRRIAERVAEAARNLNRYPDRDAVELRTALAGYLTRTTGHPVTYEQVWAANGSNEVLQQLLQAFGGPGRTALGFEPSYSMHPLLARGTNTGWISAPRRADFSLDVPGAVEAIRTHRPSVVFITSPNNPTGNAVAAEDVLALYEAAGKDALVIVDEAYTEFSHGDSLLPLIEGRPNLVISRTMSKAFGAAGLRLGYLAADPAVVDAVQLVRLPYHLSAVNQATALAALEYTDTLLSYVEQLKAERDRVVAELKGLGFDVTVADANFIQFGVFEDPHAVWQFILDRGVLIRDNGVPGRLRMSVGTPEENDAFLDAAREVKKAQMNSQERGA from the coding sequence ATGACCGGCATCGACGACCTCCCCGTACGGGACGAGCTGCGCGGCAAGTCCCCTTACGGCGCGCCGCAGTTGGACGTCGCCGTACGGCTCAACACGAACGAGAACCCGTACCCGCTGCCCGAGCCCCTCGTGCGGCGGATCGCGGAGCGGGTCGCGGAAGCGGCCAGGAACCTCAACCGCTACCCCGACCGGGACGCGGTCGAGCTGCGCACCGCACTCGCCGGGTACCTGACCCGGACCACCGGTCACCCCGTCACGTACGAGCAGGTGTGGGCGGCCAACGGGTCGAACGAGGTGCTCCAGCAGCTGCTCCAGGCCTTCGGCGGGCCGGGGCGCACCGCCCTCGGCTTCGAGCCGTCGTACTCGATGCACCCGCTGCTCGCCCGCGGTACCAACACCGGCTGGATCAGCGCCCCGCGCCGGGCGGACTTCTCGCTCGACGTGCCCGGCGCCGTCGAGGCGATCCGTACGCACAGGCCGAGCGTCGTCTTCATCACCAGCCCCAACAACCCCACGGGCAACGCGGTGGCGGCCGAGGACGTCCTCGCGCTCTACGAGGCGGCCGGCAAGGACGCCCTGGTGATCGTCGACGAGGCGTACACCGAGTTCAGCCACGGCGACTCGCTGCTCCCGCTGATCGAGGGACGGCCGAACCTGGTCATCTCGCGCACCATGTCCAAGGCGTTCGGCGCCGCCGGACTGCGGCTCGGCTACCTCGCCGCCGACCCGGCCGTCGTCGACGCCGTCCAACTGGTGCGCCTGCCCTACCACCTGTCGGCCGTCAACCAGGCCACGGCGCTCGCCGCCCTGGAGTACACCGACACGCTGCTGAGTTACGTGGAGCAGCTGAAGGCCGAACGCGACCGCGTGGTCGCCGAGTTGAAGGGCCTCGGCTTCGACGTGACCGTCGCCGACGCCAACTTCATCCAGTTCGGTGTCTTCGAAGACCCGCACGCCGTCTGGCAGTTCATCCTCGACCGCGGAGTCCTCATCCGCGACAACGGAGTGCCGGGACGGCTGCGGATGTCCGTGGGCACCCCCGAGGAGAACGACGCGTTCCTGGACGCGGCCCGCGAAGTGAAGAAGGCCCAAATGAACAGTCAGGAGCGGGGCGCATGA
- the hisD gene encoding histidinol dehydrogenase → MISRIDLRGAALPEGQALRSLLPRADFDVSAALDKVRPICEDVHHRGDAALIEYAEKFDGVKLESVRVPAEAITEALETLDPAVRAALEESIRRARIVHRAQRRTTETTQVVPGGTVTEKWVPVDRVGLYAPGGRAVYPSSVIMDVVPAQEAEVPSIALASPAQADFGGLPHPTILAACALLGVDEVYAAGGATAVAMFAYGTESCPSAPMVMGPGNIWVAAAKRYFTGVIGIDSEAGPTEIAVLADATADPVHVAADLISQAEHDPLAASVLVTDSAELADGVVRELEAQVAVSKHRDERIVPALTGKQSAIVLVDSVEDGLAVVNAYGAEHLEIQTADAAAVAEKVRNAGAVFVGPWAPVSLGDYAAGSNHVLPTGGCACHSSGLSVQSFLRGIHVVDYSRDALAEITRHVVTLSEAEDLPAHGAALKARFGWKVPTV, encoded by the coding sequence GTGATCTCTCGAATCGATCTGCGCGGCGCCGCCCTCCCCGAGGGTCAGGCCCTGCGCTCGCTGCTGCCCCGTGCCGACTTCGACGTCTCGGCCGCCCTGGACAAGGTGCGTCCGATCTGCGAGGACGTGCATCATCGCGGTGACGCGGCGCTGATCGAGTACGCGGAGAAATTCGACGGTGTGAAGCTGGAGAGCGTACGGGTCCCGGCCGAGGCCATCACCGAGGCCCTGGAGACGCTCGACCCCGCCGTCCGCGCCGCCCTGGAGGAGTCGATCCGGCGCGCCAGGATCGTGCACCGCGCCCAGCGCCGTACGACCGAGACCACGCAGGTCGTCCCCGGTGGCACCGTCACCGAGAAGTGGGTCCCCGTGGACCGCGTCGGGCTCTACGCGCCCGGCGGCCGTGCCGTCTACCCCTCCTCCGTGATCATGGACGTGGTCCCGGCGCAGGAGGCCGAGGTCCCCTCGATCGCGCTCGCCTCGCCCGCCCAGGCCGACTTCGGCGGCCTGCCGCACCCGACGATCCTGGCCGCCTGCGCGCTGCTCGGCGTCGACGAGGTGTACGCGGCCGGCGGCGCCACCGCCGTCGCGATGTTCGCGTACGGCACCGAGTCCTGCCCGTCCGCGCCGATGGTGATGGGCCCCGGCAACATCTGGGTGGCCGCCGCCAAGCGCTACTTCACCGGCGTCATCGGCATCGACTCCGAGGCCGGTCCCACCGAGATCGCCGTCCTCGCCGACGCGACCGCCGACCCGGTGCACGTCGCCGCCGACCTGATCAGCCAGGCCGAGCACGACCCGCTGGCCGCCTCGGTCCTGGTCACCGACTCCGCGGAGCTCGCCGACGGCGTCGTCCGGGAGCTGGAGGCGCAGGTCGCCGTCAGCAAGCACCGCGACGAGCGGATCGTCCCGGCGCTCACCGGCAAGCAGTCCGCGATCGTCCTCGTCGACTCCGTCGAGGACGGACTCGCCGTCGTGAACGCGTACGGGGCCGAGCACCTGGAGATCCAGACCGCCGACGCCGCCGCCGTGGCCGAAAAGGTGCGGAACGCGGGCGCCGTGTTCGTCGGCCCGTGGGCCCCGGTCTCGCTCGGCGACTACGCCGCGGGATCGAACCACGTGCTGCCCACCGGCGGCTGCGCCTGCCACTCCTCGGGCCTGTCCGTGCAGTCCTTCCTGCGCGGCATCCACGTCGTGGACTACAGCCGGGACGCCCTCGCCGAGATCACCCGGCACGTGGTGACCCTCTCGGAGGCCGAGGACCTGCCCGCGCACGGTGCCGCCCTCAAGGCGCGGTTCGGGTGGAAGGTGCCCACCGTATGA
- a CDS encoding oxidoreductase, giving the protein MWQAFRNGSVYDLRSGDTAVDDPHGGHPWGPERSVRARIVAWLLLAGPPALDGRVSSLKLQGVQITDVLDLAGGTVVPYVEMKHCRFEKEVLLPEAHFTTVRLVDCSVPRLEGARVRTEGDLHLPRCRFHNGVRLTDAHIGTDLLLNQAVVFRDRRGKSIMADGMSVGQDLQAEMLETHGELSLRGATVGVSLSLRGSLLSNTGGRLALNAPQMSVERTLYLTPAGLGNPLQTSGSTPARGTRVQRFACVGGIRLDDGRFGDAIDFDSARFALEQDQEISLRRVQTPELRFLGERPQRGRVVLSGAKVVNLVDKSTSWPGPGQLRVGGFQYENLIPFGSFPLTRRLDWLASATPEYNPEPYERLATVLRNSGEDADAREVLLAKQRRRRETLPLAAKTWGVIQDWTVAYGYRPGRAAVWMTVLWAVSAVAFSHADHPRMKPGEGPQWDSALFTLDLLLPVIDLGQSSSWQLRGGWQWLAAVLVLLGWILATTVAAGASRLLRRS; this is encoded by the coding sequence ATGTGGCAGGCGTTCCGGAACGGGAGCGTCTACGACCTCCGGTCCGGGGACACGGCGGTGGACGACCCGCACGGCGGACATCCCTGGGGACCCGAGCGCAGCGTGCGGGCGCGGATCGTGGCGTGGCTCCTGCTGGCGGGACCGCCCGCCCTGGACGGCCGGGTCTCCTCCCTCAAGCTCCAGGGCGTGCAGATCACGGACGTCCTCGATCTCGCGGGCGGCACGGTCGTCCCGTATGTCGAGATGAAGCACTGCCGTTTCGAGAAAGAGGTGCTCCTCCCCGAGGCGCACTTCACGACCGTGCGCCTCGTCGACTGCTCGGTACCGCGCCTGGAGGGCGCCCGGGTGCGCACCGAGGGCGATCTGCACCTCCCCCGCTGCCGCTTCCACAACGGCGTCCGCCTCACCGACGCCCACATCGGTACGGACCTGTTGCTCAACCAGGCCGTCGTGTTCCGCGACCGGCGCGGCAAGTCGATCATGGCGGACGGGATGTCGGTCGGGCAGGACCTCCAGGCCGAGATGCTGGAGACGCACGGGGAGCTGAGCCTGCGCGGCGCCACGGTGGGCGTCTCCCTCTCGCTGCGCGGCAGCCTGCTCAGCAACACCGGCGGGCGGCTCGCCCTCAACGCCCCGCAGATGTCGGTGGAGCGCACCCTCTATCTGACCCCGGCCGGGCTCGGGAACCCGCTCCAGACCAGCGGCTCCACCCCGGCCCGCGGCACCCGGGTGCAGCGCTTCGCGTGCGTCGGCGGGATCCGGCTCGACGACGGGCGCTTCGGCGACGCCATCGACTTCGACTCGGCGCGCTTCGCCCTGGAGCAGGACCAGGAGATCTCGCTGCGCCGCGTGCAGACCCCCGAGCTGCGCTTCCTCGGCGAGAGGCCGCAGCGCGGGCGGGTCGTCCTGTCCGGCGCGAAGGTCGTCAACCTGGTCGACAAGTCGACGAGCTGGCCGGGCCCGGGGCAGCTGCGGGTCGGCGGGTTCCAGTACGAGAACCTGATCCCGTTCGGCTCCTTCCCGCTCACCCGGCGCCTGGACTGGCTCGCCTCCGCGACCCCCGAGTACAACCCGGAGCCGTACGAGCGGCTCGCCACGGTCCTGCGCAACAGCGGCGAGGACGCCGACGCCCGCGAGGTGCTCCTCGCCAAGCAGCGGCGCCGCCGCGAGACGCTGCCGCTCGCGGCGAAGACCTGGGGCGTCATCCAGGACTGGACGGTCGCGTACGGGTACCGGCCGGGCCGGGCGGCGGTGTGGATGACGGTGCTGTGGGCGGTCAGCGCGGTGGCGTTCAGCCACGCCGACCATCCCCGGATGAAGCCGGGCGAGGGCCCGCAGTGGGACTCGGCCCTGTTCACCCTCGACCTCCTGCTCCCCGTGATCGACCTCGGCCAGTCGTCGAGCTGGCAGCTGCGGGGCGGCTGGCAGTGGCTCGCGGCGGTCCTGGTGCTCCTGGGGTGGATCCTGGCGACGACGGTGGCGGCGGGCGCGTCCCGACTGCTCCGCAGGAGCTAG